The sequence ACGGCAGAGCAGATGGCTGTCTTCAGGAAAGGTGCAGGGATTTGAATTGCTTTTCCGCCGTAAGGCATATTTGTATTATTATTAACAGAACCAACAGATGCGAATTATTTCCATAGTCGGGGCAAGGCCCCAGTTTATAAAGCTTGCAGCTTTATCGGCCAGGCTTTCTGACAAGCATGAGGAGATCATTGTCCATACCGGGCAGCATTATGATTATGAAATGTCTGAAAAGATATTCTCAGACCTTGGGATCAGGAACCCTGATTACCACCTGGCGATCGGGTCGGGTACTCATGCCACGCAGACGGGTGAGATGATGAAGGCGATCGAGGAGGTTATTATTAAACGGGATCCCGGACTTGTTGTGATCTTTGGCGATACCAACACCACACTTGCCGGAGCAATGGCAGCCTCCAAGATCAATGTTCCCCTGGTGCATGTGGAGGCCGGACTTAGAAGTTATAACCGGAACATGCCCGAAGAGATCAACAGGATTGTTGCCGACCATGTGTCCGATTACCTGTTTGCGCCTACAGGGACTGCCGAGGCAATTCTAAAAGGGGAGGGGCTATCTGATAAAACTTATCTTACAGGTGACATAATGGTAGATACCCTTTCCAAATCACTGCCCGTGGCACTTGAAAAATCGAAGATTACCCGTGAGCTGGAGGTGGAAGGCCGCGAATTCAACCTGCTTACGCTGCATCGCAACTATAATGTTGATAATCCCGAAATACTGGTAAATATACTCGATCAGCTTGACCTGCTGGGTGAGCTGATCATCTTTCCGGTGCACCCCCGCACCAGGAAAATGATCGTGCAGACGGATCTTTCATGGAAGAACATATCTCTTGTTGAACCCCTGGGATATCTTGATTTTATTGCCGCACAGCATTACAGCATGCGGATCATAACCGATTCGGGCGGGATTCAGAAGGAGGCTTTCATACTGGGCCGGCCCTGCATAACGTTGCGCACCGAGACCGAATGGGTCGAGACGGTCGATACCGGCTGGAACCTCCTGGTTGATCCCAGGGGCAGTCATATTGCTGATGTAATTACGTCATTCAGGGTCCCTGAATCACAGGAGAATGTTTTTGGCGAAGATGTCAGTTCCAAAATGGCAGCAATCATTGATTCAATCTGATCAGAAAACTATTTTTTTGTTAAAATTCTGAAAACTCGTTTGGTTTATTGAGTTTCCATATTACTTTTGTGCCTTGTATTAATTTGCAGAAAACAGAGAATACTGCATTTTTTGCCGGGGACACATGTCCGGTGCCCGCTAGTATGAAGGCCCTGTTGACTGCCCGGGGGACAAAATATCACACCGATGCATGTAAAGGAACGTATTGTTGAAAAGGCTGCTGAGATGTTCATAAAATCGGGCATTAAGGCGATAACGATGGATGATATATCGAGCGATGCCGGGGTTTCAAAACGTACCATTTATGAAATATTCAAAGACAAGGATGACCTTCTCAGGAGCTGCCTGAGCCACCTTGATGCGGTTTTCAGTAAGGACAAACTGCAGGCCCGGTCCGAAGCAAAAAACACTATTGATCTTGTATTCAGGTTTATCAAGCTTGGGGTAGCGGCTATCAAGACCATCAATCCGCTGTTTACCTCAGACCTGAAAAAATATCATTACCGGATATGGAAGGAGACCTACCGTAAATACGGTGATGAGCACCAGGCCCATATCAGGGGTATACTTGAGAAAGGAATTGAGGAGGGCCTGTTCAGGGGAAGTATTGACGTTGAGATTGTCGGAAAGCTGCTTAATGAGCAGCTGAGGATTATATCGGATGAGGATGTATTCCCTTCGATCCGCTTTTCGCGGGAGGCGGTGTATGAAAATGTGGTGATAAATTTTTTCAGAGGCATAGCTACAAAAAAGGGGCTGGACATGATTGAGAAGTATCTGGAGGATGAGGCTGATCAATTTGTTACTGTTGGATAAGACTTAACAGTTCTGATTTAAAGAACGGCATAAAAGACCTGCGCTACTGGCGCAGGGTAGTTTACACAAATTAATAATTATGAGTATGTTGAAGTGGTTGAAAGAATGTTTTATGATGTTTCTGCTGCTGCTTGTTTTTGATGGCGGACTTGTTTTTGCGCAGGAGCCTTTGAGACTGGGACTTGAGGATGCCCGGCAATATGCAATCGAGCACAACCGGAACCTTATCAATGCCGGACTGGCAATTGATGAGGCAGGAGAGAGACTCCGGGAAACTATTGCACAGGGTCTGCCAAGGATTGATGCTACAGTGGATTACAACAACTTTTTCGGGTCCACAGCTTCGCTCGGAGCCTTTCCCGGGATGGAGATAGAGTTCAATCCGACCAGTAACCTGCAGCTTTCGGTCGGGCAGCTCATTTTCAGCGGAAGCTATATTGTGGGTATCAGGACTGCAAGGTTGTTCAGGGAGGTTACTGAGGTAACTAAACAGAGGACCGGACTTGAGATACGCGCCCAGGTGACCCAGGCATATTATCTTGCTCTGATCTCGGAGCAATCGGCCGGCATCATAGAGGCAAATCTTGACAATGTAAGAGATATCCTTGAAAAGACACGTGCAATGGTTGATGCTGGTGTGGCTGAGGAGGTCGACTACGATCAGCTGTCGGTGCAGGTCACCATGCTTGAAAATGCCCTCAGGGCATCGGGAAGGCAGGTTGAGCTGTCACACAACATGCTCAGGTTGCAGTTGGGACTGGATGCAGATGTGCCGGTCGAGCTGACCGATGGCCTTTCATCTATAGTTGAAAGGTCAGATTTCAACGGAAGCCTGCTAAGCCAGTTCAATATAAACGAGAATGTCGATTACCAGCTGATGGAGCTGCAGACCAGCATCGCCGGACAGCAGGTGGACCTGGAACGGGCGGCTTACCTGCCCACCATCATGGGGTTCTATAACTATACCGAAAAGCTGCTTAAGCCGGAGTTTGATATCACACCTAACCATGTTATCGGCTTTAATGTCAGCATTCCGATCTTCTCGAGCGGTGCCCGCCAGTCCCGCGTCAACCAGGCCCGGATAAACCTTGAGATGGCCGAGAATCAGAAGGCGCTGCTTTCAGAACAGCTCCTGATCCAGGAAAAGCAGTTGCGCTACAACCTGAATAACGCGAAAGAGCAGTATGAGAGTCAGAAGTCCAATGTAGAAGTGTCTCGCAGGGTCTACCATAATATCAGTAACAGGTATGAGCAGGGAATGGCATCAAGCCTCGACCTGACCACGGCAAACAATAATTACCTGCAGGCAGAGAACAGCTATATTTCTGCCCTCATGCAGCTTCTTGAGGCTCATGTGGCGATGGACAGGCTGCTTAATGAGATATGATACATGCATAAATGGTTTAAACAGTTAAGCCTGGTTATTAGATAACAGTAAACGGATAGAAAACAATTAAAAATATTCAAAATGGAATTCAAAAGTAAATTAAAAGGCTTCATGACCGTTGCCGCAGTTATATTGACAGCTTACGGCTGCTCCTCTTCACCGGGCGATGAAGCGGGTACTGCCACTGAGGCAGGAGACCGTACTGAAGCTGTCAGGGTTCTTGAACTCGGCTACAGTGAGATAGCCCGGAGCATAAATTATACGGCTAACCTGCGTGCATTCACTGAGGTACACCTTGCCCCGGCCCAGCCCGGCAGGGTTGACAGAATTCATGTGGAGGCAGGCGACAGGATAGGGCGTGGACAACTGCTGGTGGAGATGGACCGTACACAGCTTCAGCAGGCCAGGTTACAGCTTGCAGGCATAGAGAAGGATTACCGGCGGATGGATACACTCAGGAAGGTAGGGAGCGTAACCAGGCAGCAGTATGACCAGGTGAAGACGCAATATGAAATGGCAGAATCGAACGTTGCGTTTTTGATGGAAAACACAACGCTTACGGCTCCGTTCGACGGAAGGGTGTCGGCAAAATATTTTGAGAACGGCGAGATGTTCTCCGGTGCACCCAACACCCCTGCCGGCAAGGCTGCGATCATCACCCTGGTCCATACTTCAAGGCTGAAGGTGATGATCAATGTTTCGGAAAGGTATTATCGACATATTTCAGAAGGGATATCTGTTGAAATAACCACCGACGTATGGCCGGGTGAGGTATTTATGGGGACGGTAAAGACTGTATATCCGACAATTGATCCGGCTACCCGTACCTTCACCGTTGAGATGGTTGTTCCCAACAGCGATGAACGGCTGAGGCCCGGGATGTTTGCACGTGCCACCATGGAACTTGAGCAGATTGAAGCCTTTGTTGTGCCGGCACTTGCAGTGCTCAAGCTGCAGGGATCCAATGAGCGGTTCGTTTTTATTGAAGAGAACGGCAGAGCAAGACGCGTTGCAGTCGGACTGGGAGAGAGGTTTGACGATATGGTCGAGATCATATCCGATGAGCTAAGTGAAGGCGACAGGCTGATTTTTGCGGGACAGGCAAGGCTGGTTGACGGTGTTGCTGTCGAAGTGCAGTGGTAAAGCCCCTTATGCAATAACATTATTATACATGTAATCACTATCAAGATGAGTATATACAAGAGCGCAGTAAACAAACCCATCACCACTTTTATGATCTTTACGGCGGTGATCGTGATGGGTATATATTCGCTTATCTACATCCCTGTCGATCTGTATCCGGAGATGGAACCCCCATTCATCTCGGTAATAACCAGCTATCCGGGCGCCAATGCCAGTGATATTGAAACAAATGTGACACGGCCCCTGGAAGATGCATTCAACAGGGTTGATAAACTTAAGGAGATCACATCGGTATCGAGCGATAACCTTTCGGTCATATTTCTTGAATTCGAATGGGAGTCTGACATGAACGAGGCATCGAATGATATCAGAGATGCCATAGACCTGCTTTATG comes from Marinilabiliales bacterium and encodes:
- a CDS encoding efflux RND transporter periplasmic adaptor subunit yields the protein MEFKSKLKGFMTVAAVILTAYGCSSSPGDEAGTATEAGDRTEAVRVLELGYSEIARSINYTANLRAFTEVHLAPAQPGRVDRIHVEAGDRIGRGQLLVEMDRTQLQQARLQLAGIEKDYRRMDTLRKVGSVTRQQYDQVKTQYEMAESNVAFLMENTTLTAPFDGRVSAKYFENGEMFSGAPNTPAGKAAIITLVHTSRLKVMINVSERYYRHISEGISVEITTDVWPGEVFMGTVKTVYPTIDPATRTFTVEMVVPNSDERLRPGMFARATMELEQIEAFVVPALAVLKLQGSNERFVFIEENGRARRVAVGLGERFDDMVEIISDELSEGDRLIFAGQARLVDGVAVEVQW
- a CDS encoding TetR/AcrR family transcriptional regulator, which encodes MHVKERIVEKAAEMFIKSGIKAITMDDISSDAGVSKRTIYEIFKDKDDLLRSCLSHLDAVFSKDKLQARSEAKNTIDLVFRFIKLGVAAIKTINPLFTSDLKKYHYRIWKETYRKYGDEHQAHIRGILEKGIEEGLFRGSIDVEIVGKLLNEQLRIISDEDVFPSIRFSREAVYENVVINFFRGIATKKGLDMIEKYLEDEADQFVTVG
- a CDS encoding UDP-N-acetylglucosamine 2-epimerase (non-hydrolyzing), which translates into the protein MRIISIVGARPQFIKLAALSARLSDKHEEIIVHTGQHYDYEMSEKIFSDLGIRNPDYHLAIGSGTHATQTGEMMKAIEEVIIKRDPGLVVIFGDTNTTLAGAMAASKINVPLVHVEAGLRSYNRNMPEEINRIVADHVSDYLFAPTGTAEAILKGEGLSDKTYLTGDIMVDTLSKSLPVALEKSKITRELEVEGREFNLLTLHRNYNVDNPEILVNILDQLDLLGELIIFPVHPRTRKMIVQTDLSWKNISLVEPLGYLDFIAAQHYSMRIITDSGGIQKEAFILGRPCITLRTETEWVETVDTGWNLLVDPRGSHIADVITSFRVPESQENVFGEDVSSKMAAIIDSI
- a CDS encoding TolC family protein; amino-acid sequence: MSMLKWLKECFMMFLLLLVFDGGLVFAQEPLRLGLEDARQYAIEHNRNLINAGLAIDEAGERLRETIAQGLPRIDATVDYNNFFGSTASLGAFPGMEIEFNPTSNLQLSVGQLIFSGSYIVGIRTARLFREVTEVTKQRTGLEIRAQVTQAYYLALISEQSAGIIEANLDNVRDILEKTRAMVDAGVAEEVDYDQLSVQVTMLENALRASGRQVELSHNMLRLQLGLDADVPVELTDGLSSIVERSDFNGSLLSQFNINENVDYQLMELQTSIAGQQVDLERAAYLPTIMGFYNYTEKLLKPEFDITPNHVIGFNVSIPIFSSGARQSRVNQARINLEMAENQKALLSEQLLIQEKQLRYNLNNAKEQYESQKSNVEVSRRVYHNISNRYEQGMASSLDLTTANNNYLQAENSYISALMQLLEAHVAMDRLLNEI